GGCGTGGCCTTCGGGTACGACAAGGTGCGCGAGGTATGGCATCTGGACGGGGTGCACGCATGCCTCGACACCATGCCCTTCGGCCCGGTGGTCGAACTGGAGGGCGACCGCGAGGCCATCCTGGCCATGGCCGACCGGCTTGGCCTTGACAGGGCGCGCGCATCCACCGCAACGTATCACGACCTGAACCGCCAGTGGCGCGCGGCGCGCGGGCTGCCCCCGTCGGAAGACTTCACCTTCGATGCGGCAGGGCTGGCCGCCGCGCGGCGCGCGGTTTTCGGGCGCGGTGAGGGCGGGGCGGATATCCGCGCTGCCGAATGACCCGGCACCGCCCGGAAACGGTCACGAATGTTGCGGTCGCGCGTCCTTGTTGCGCAGGGGCCGGACAAGCTCGCACAGAAGGCGCACACCCCCTCGACAGCGGGCGGCGCGATGTTAGTATATGGGCGTTCCCCGCACCCATCCACGGGATGCCGGGCCGCCGGAAACAGCGAAACGAGCACTCATGAGCACCCATTTCGACGACCATTGCTCCACGGCACTGCGAGACGGCACGGCCTGTTCGGCGGATTCGGCCCGGACTGACGGTTCGGGCGTTCCGGTCTACGCGATCTGTGCGGTCCGCCTGGCCAGCGTTGTCGGTGCGGACGGTCAGGCAGGTCCGAGGGGTTCGGCGGGGCCGTGTTGCCCCGGGGACAATGCAGGCCCGTCCCGCCCAGCAGGACCCACCGGATCAGCCGGGCCGGGCGGTCCCACCGGACCGGCAGGCCCGTCGCATCCGTCGGGCATGCCCGATGGCGGCAGGGACACGGAGATACTCATCGAGGACGAGGTGCGCGAGCCCCGGATGTTCCGGGTGCTCCTGCACAACGACGACTACACGACCATGGAGTTCGTGGTGTCGATTCTGGTCGAGGTGTTCCGCAGAACGCCCGACGAGGCGACGCGCATCATGCTGGCCGTCCACGAGAAAGGCGTCGGTGAATGCGGCGTGTACACGGCGGAGGTGGCCGAAACCAAGGTCGCCCTCGTGCATGCCCGCGCCCGGCGCGAAGGCTATCCACTGCGCTGCACCCTCGAAGAGGTATGACATGATCGGAAGACGCCTTGAAGCAGCGCTTACCGCCGCCGTCAACGACGTGCGGACGCGCAACCACGAGTTCCTGACGCTGGAGCATCTGCTCTACGCCATCACCGGAGAGGATGCGGGCAAGCACATCCTTGAGGCCGTGGGGGTGGACGTGAAGGCACTGCGCCTGCGCCTGGAAACCTTTTTCGCCACCCATCTGGAACCGCTGCCCGCCGACACCCCCACCGAAGTGGTGCAGACCCTTGGGGTGCAGCGTGTGTTGCAGCGGGCCATCCGCCACATGCAGTCCGCAGGCAAGGGCGCCGTGGAAATCGGCGACGTGCTGGCCGCCATCTTCGAGGAAGACGACGCCTACGCCACCTATTTCCTGAAGTCGCAGGGGGTAACCCGGCTGGACGTGTT
Above is a window of Nitratidesulfovibrio sp. DNA encoding:
- a CDS encoding ATP-dependent Clp protease adaptor ClpS, which gives rise to MPDGGRDTEILIEDEVREPRMFRVLLHNDDYTTMEFVVSILVEVFRRTPDEATRIMLAVHEKGVGECGVYTAEVAETKVALVHARARREGYPLRCTLEEV